In a single window of the Penaeus chinensis breed Huanghai No. 1 chromosome 4, ASM1920278v2, whole genome shotgun sequence genome:
- the LOC125047369 gene encoding LOW QUALITY PROTEIN: syntenin-1-like (The sequence of the model RefSeq protein was modified relative to this genomic sequence to represent the inferred CDS: deleted 1 base in 1 codon), which translates to MSLYPSLEDMKVDQMGRAQAQMVSEMMSAQVENNPTAPPAIAGYAAPPYPLHPPETAKQQNSLAHLYPSLGDYMGLEFTDEVIAANMPEYLAVSQVQPGTVAVAPASGPASVVPSGMVAPVSGASPGLYRAQVTNSIREITLCKDTEGKVGMRVKAINKGVFVCLVKKNSPAALAGLRFGDQILQINSENVAGYSMEKVHDMLKKSPTNGISLAIRDRPFERTVTLHKDSTGHIGFQFRDGEITALVKDSSAARNGLLTDHHLLEVNGQNVVGLKDKEVSAIINECGQVVQVTIMPSFVYKHMMKHMASSLKKFMDHSIPDL; encoded by the exons ATGAGTCTGTACCCGTCATTAGAGGATATGAAGGTGGACCAAATGGGCCGA GCACAGGCCCAGATGGTAAGCGAGATGATGTCGGCACAGGTGGAAAATAACCCGACAGCGCCACCTGCCATTGCTGGATATGCCGCACCTCCCTATCCTCTGCACCCACCAGAAACTGCAAAG CAGCAGAATAGCTTGGCCCATCTATACCCATCTCTGGGAGATTACATGGGCCTAGAGTTCACTGATGAGGTTATTGCTGCGAACATGCCAGAATATTTGGCCGTCTCACAAGTGCAGCCT GGAACTGTGGCTGTGGCTCCAGCCTCAGGACCAGCCTCAGTGGTGCCCTCAGGGATGGTGGCTCCAGTCTCCGGTGCGTCTCCTGGACTTTACCGAGCTCAGGTCACTAATTCCATCCGAGAG ATCACCCTCTGCAAGGACACTGAGGGCAAGGTAGGCATGCGTGTCAAGGCGATCAACAAGGGAGTGTTCGTGTGCCTGGTGAAGAAGAACTCACCAGCAGCTCTTGCAG GACTGCGTTTTGGAGACCAGATCTTGCAAATCAACAGTGAAAATGTGGCAGGGTATTCGATGGAAAAAGTACATGACATGCTGAAGAAGAGTCCTACAAATGGAATTTCCCTTGCCATTAGAGACAG gCCATTCGAGAGAACTGTTACCTTACACAAGGACAGCACAGGTCACATTGGGTTCCAGTTCCGTGATGGAGAGATCACTGCCCTCGTCAAGGATTCCTCGGCTGCGCGAAATGGACTTCTCACAGACCACCATCTGCTGGAG GTGAATGGGCAGAATGTGGTGGGGCTAAAGGACAAGGAGGTCTCAGCCATAATCAATGAGTGTGGGCAGGTGGTC CAGGTGACAATCATGCCGTCCTTTGTCTACAAGCACATGATGAAGCACATGGCCTCCTCGCTGAAGAAGTTCATGGACCACTCCATTCCCGACCTGTAA